One Cervus canadensis isolate Bull #8, Minnesota chromosome 1, ASM1932006v1, whole genome shotgun sequence genomic window carries:
- the CORO6 gene encoding coronin-6 isoform X1, with protein sequence MSRRVVRQSKFRHVFGQAAKADQAYEDIRVSKVTWDSSFCAVNPKFLAIIVEAGGGGAFIVLPLAKTGRVDKNYPLVTGHTAPVLDIDWCPHNDNVIASASDDTTIMVWQIPDYTPVRNITEPIITLEGHSKRVGILSWHPTARNVLLSAGGDNVIIVWNVGTGEVLLSLDDMHPDVIHSVCWNTNGSLLATTCKDKTLRIIDPRKGQVVAERFAAHEGMRPMRAVFTRQGHIFTTGFTRMSQRELGLWDPNNFEEPVALQEMDTSNGVLLPFYDPDSSIVYLCGKGDSSIRYFEITEEPPFVHYLNTFSSKEPQRGMGFMPKRGLDVSKCEIARFYKLHERKCEPIVMTVPRKSDLFQDDLYPDTPGPEPALEADEWLSGQDADPVLISLRDGYVPPKHRELRVTKRNILDVRPPSGPRRSQSASDAPLSQHTLETLLEEIKALREQVQAQEQRITSLENMLCELVDGTD encoded by the exons ATGAGCCGGCGCGTGGTTCGGCAGAGCAAGTTCCGCCACGTGTTTGGACAGGCGGCAAAGGCTGACCAGGCCTACGAGGACATCCGtgtgtccaaggtcacatgggACAGCTCCTTCTGTGCCGTCAACCCCAAATTCCTGGCCATTATTgtggaggctgggggtggaggtgccTTCATCGTCCTGCCTCTGGCCAAG ACAGGGCGAGTGGATAAGAACTACCCACTGGTCACTGGGCACACTGCCCCTGTGCTGGACATTGACTGGTGCCCGCACAATGACAACGTCATCGCCAGTGCCTCAGACGACACCACCATCATG GTGTGGCAGATTCCAGACTATACCCCTGTGCGCAACATCACAGAGCCCATCATCACACTGGAGGGCCACTCCAAACGTGTGGGCATCCTCTCCTGGCACCCCACTGCCCGGAATGTCCTGCTCAGTGCAG GTGGTGACAATGTGATCATCGTCTGGAACGTGGGCACTGGGGAGGTGCTCCTGAGTCTAGACGACATGCACCCGGACGTCATCCACAGCGTGTGCTGGAACACCAACGGGAGCCTACTAGCCACCACCTGCAAGGACAAGACCCTGCGAATCATCGACCCGCGCAAGGGCCAGGTGGTGGCG gaGAGGTTTGCGGCCCACGAGGGGATGAGGCCCATGCGGGCCGTCTTCACGCGCCAGGGTCATATCTTCACCACGGGCTTCACCCGCATGAGCCAGCGAGAGCTGGGCCTGTGGGACCCG AACAACTTCGAGGAGCCAGTGGCGCTGCAGGAGATGGACACAAGCAACGGGGTCCTACTGCCTTTCTACGATCCCGACTCCAGCATCGTCTACCTGTGCGGAAAG GGCGACAGCAGCATTCGGTACTTTGAGATCACCGAGGAACCGCCCTTCGTGCACTACCTGAACACCTTCAGCAGCAAGGAGCCGCAGAGGGGCATGGGCTTCATGCCCAAGCGGGGACTCGATGTCAGCAAGTGCGAGATCGCACG GTTCTACAAGTTGCACGAAAGAAAATGTGAACCCATCGTCATGACTGTGCCCCGCAAG TCAGACCTGTTCCAGGACGACCTTTACCCAGATACACCGGGCCCTGAGCCGGCCCTAGAAGCTGACGAATGGCTATCAGGTCAGGACGCCGACCCCGTGCTCATCTCGTTGAGGGACGGTTACGTGCCTCCCAAGCACCGCGAGCTCCGGGTCACCAAGCGCAACATCCTGGACGTGCGCCCGCCCTCCGGTCCTCGTCGCAGCCAGTCAGCCAGCGATGCCCCCTTGTCG CAGCACACCCTGGAGACGCTGCTGGAGGAGATCAAGGCCCTGCGAGAGCAGGTGCAGGCCCAGGAGCAGCGCATCACATCTTTGGAGAATATGCTTTGCGAGCTGGTGGACGGCACGGACTAG
- the CORO6 gene encoding coronin-6 isoform X2 — protein sequence MSRRVVRQSKFRHVFGQAAKADQAYEDIRVSKVTWDSSFCAVNPKFLAIIVEAGGGGAFIVLPLAKTGRVDKNYPLVTGHTAPVLDIDWCPHNDNVIASASDDTTIMVWQIPDYTPVRNITEPIITLEGHSKRVGILSWHPTARNVLLSAGGDNVIIVWNVGTGEVLLSLDDMHPDVIHSVCWNTNGSLLATTCKDKTLRIIDPRKGQVVAERARPHEGARPLRAVFTTDGKLLSTGFSRMSERQLALWDPNNFEEPVALQEMDTSNGVLLPFYDPDSSIVYLCGKGDSSIRYFEITEEPPFVHYLNTFSSKEPQRGMGFMPKRGLDVSKCEIARFYKLHERKCEPIVMTVPRKSDLFQDDLYPDTPGPEPALEADEWLSGQDADPVLISLRDGYVPPKHRELRVTKRNILDVRPPSGPRRSQSASDAPLSQHTLETLLEEIKALREQVQAQEQRITSLENMLCELVDGTD from the exons ATGAGCCGGCGCGTGGTTCGGCAGAGCAAGTTCCGCCACGTGTTTGGACAGGCGGCAAAGGCTGACCAGGCCTACGAGGACATCCGtgtgtccaaggtcacatgggACAGCTCCTTCTGTGCCGTCAACCCCAAATTCCTGGCCATTATTgtggaggctgggggtggaggtgccTTCATCGTCCTGCCTCTGGCCAAG ACAGGGCGAGTGGATAAGAACTACCCACTGGTCACTGGGCACACTGCCCCTGTGCTGGACATTGACTGGTGCCCGCACAATGACAACGTCATCGCCAGTGCCTCAGACGACACCACCATCATG GTGTGGCAGATTCCAGACTATACCCCTGTGCGCAACATCACAGAGCCCATCATCACACTGGAGGGCCACTCCAAACGTGTGGGCATCCTCTCCTGGCACCCCACTGCCCGGAATGTCCTGCTCAGTGCAG GTGGTGACAATGTGATCATCGTCTGGAACGTGGGCACTGGGGAGGTGCTCCTGAGTCTAGACGACATGCACCCGGACGTCATCCACAGCGTGTGCTGGAACACCAACGGGAGCCTACTAGCCACCACCTGCAAGGACAAGACCCTGCGAATCATCGACCCGCGCAAGGGCCAGGTGGTGGCG GAGCGAGCCCGGCCTCACGAGGGCGCCCGCCCGCTGCGGGCCGTCTTCACCACAGACGGGAAGCTGCTCAGCACCGGCTTCAGCAGGATGAGTGAGCGGCAACTCGCGCTCTGGGACCCG AACAACTTCGAGGAGCCAGTGGCGCTGCAGGAGATGGACACAAGCAACGGGGTCCTACTGCCTTTCTACGATCCCGACTCCAGCATCGTCTACCTGTGCGGAAAG GGCGACAGCAGCATTCGGTACTTTGAGATCACCGAGGAACCGCCCTTCGTGCACTACCTGAACACCTTCAGCAGCAAGGAGCCGCAGAGGGGCATGGGCTTCATGCCCAAGCGGGGACTCGATGTCAGCAAGTGCGAGATCGCACG GTTCTACAAGTTGCACGAAAGAAAATGTGAACCCATCGTCATGACTGTGCCCCGCAAG TCAGACCTGTTCCAGGACGACCTTTACCCAGATACACCGGGCCCTGAGCCGGCCCTAGAAGCTGACGAATGGCTATCAGGTCAGGACGCCGACCCCGTGCTCATCTCGTTGAGGGACGGTTACGTGCCTCCCAAGCACCGCGAGCTCCGGGTCACCAAGCGCAACATCCTGGACGTGCGCCCGCCCTCCGGTCCTCGTCGCAGCCAGTCAGCCAGCGATGCCCCCTTGTCG CAGCACACCCTGGAGACGCTGCTGGAGGAGATCAAGGCCCTGCGAGAGCAGGTGCAGGCCCAGGAGCAGCGCATCACATCTTTGGAGAATATGCTTTGCGAGCTGGTGGACGGCACGGACTAG
- the CORO6 gene encoding coronin-6 isoform X3, with protein sequence MSRRVVRQSKFRHVFGQAAKADQAYEDIRVSKVTWDSSFCAVNPKFLAIIVEAGGGGAFIVLPLAKTGRVDKNYPLVTGHTAPVLDIDWCPHNDNVIASASDDTTIMVWQIPDYTPVRNITEPIITLEGHSKRVGILSWHPTARNVLLSAGGDNVIIVWNVGTGEVLLSLDDMHPDVIHSVCWNTNGSLLATTCKDKTLRIIDPRKGQVVANNFEEPVALQEMDTSNGVLLPFYDPDSSIVYLCGKGDSSIRYFEITEEPPFVHYLNTFSSKEPQRGMGFMPKRGLDVSKCEIARFYKLHERKCEPIVMTVPRKSDLFQDDLYPDTPGPEPALEADEWLSGQDADPVLISLRDGYVPPKHRELRVTKRNILDVRPPSGPRRSQSASDAPLSQHTLETLLEEIKALREQVQAQEQRITSLENMLCELVDGTD encoded by the exons ATGAGCCGGCGCGTGGTTCGGCAGAGCAAGTTCCGCCACGTGTTTGGACAGGCGGCAAAGGCTGACCAGGCCTACGAGGACATCCGtgtgtccaaggtcacatgggACAGCTCCTTCTGTGCCGTCAACCCCAAATTCCTGGCCATTATTgtggaggctgggggtggaggtgccTTCATCGTCCTGCCTCTGGCCAAG ACAGGGCGAGTGGATAAGAACTACCCACTGGTCACTGGGCACACTGCCCCTGTGCTGGACATTGACTGGTGCCCGCACAATGACAACGTCATCGCCAGTGCCTCAGACGACACCACCATCATG GTGTGGCAGATTCCAGACTATACCCCTGTGCGCAACATCACAGAGCCCATCATCACACTGGAGGGCCACTCCAAACGTGTGGGCATCCTCTCCTGGCACCCCACTGCCCGGAATGTCCTGCTCAGTGCAG GTGGTGACAATGTGATCATCGTCTGGAACGTGGGCACTGGGGAGGTGCTCCTGAGTCTAGACGACATGCACCCGGACGTCATCCACAGCGTGTGCTGGAACACCAACGGGAGCCTACTAGCCACCACCTGCAAGGACAAGACCCTGCGAATCATCGACCCGCGCAAGGGCCAGGTGGTGGCG AACAACTTCGAGGAGCCAGTGGCGCTGCAGGAGATGGACACAAGCAACGGGGTCCTACTGCCTTTCTACGATCCCGACTCCAGCATCGTCTACCTGTGCGGAAAG GGCGACAGCAGCATTCGGTACTTTGAGATCACCGAGGAACCGCCCTTCGTGCACTACCTGAACACCTTCAGCAGCAAGGAGCCGCAGAGGGGCATGGGCTTCATGCCCAAGCGGGGACTCGATGTCAGCAAGTGCGAGATCGCACG GTTCTACAAGTTGCACGAAAGAAAATGTGAACCCATCGTCATGACTGTGCCCCGCAAG TCAGACCTGTTCCAGGACGACCTTTACCCAGATACACCGGGCCCTGAGCCGGCCCTAGAAGCTGACGAATGGCTATCAGGTCAGGACGCCGACCCCGTGCTCATCTCGTTGAGGGACGGTTACGTGCCTCCCAAGCACCGCGAGCTCCGGGTCACCAAGCGCAACATCCTGGACGTGCGCCCGCCCTCCGGTCCTCGTCGCAGCCAGTCAGCCAGCGATGCCCCCTTGTCG CAGCACACCCTGGAGACGCTGCTGGAGGAGATCAAGGCCCTGCGAGAGCAGGTGCAGGCCCAGGAGCAGCGCATCACATCTTTGGAGAATATGCTTTGCGAGCTGGTGGACGGCACGGACTAG
- the CORO6 gene encoding coronin-6 isoform X4: protein MVWQIPDYTPVRNITEPIITLEGHSKRVGILSWHPTARNVLLSAGGDNVIIVWNVGTGEVLLSLDDMHPDVIHSVCWNTNGSLLATTCKDKTLRIIDPRKGQVVAERFAAHEGMRPMRAVFTRQGHIFTTGFTRMSQRELGLWDPNNFEEPVALQEMDTSNGVLLPFYDPDSSIVYLCGKGDSSIRYFEITEEPPFVHYLNTFSSKEPQRGMGFMPKRGLDVSKCEIARFYKLHERKCEPIVMTVPRKSDLFQDDLYPDTPGPEPALEADEWLSGQDADPVLISLRDGYVPPKHRELRVTKRNILDVRPPSGPRRSQSASDAPLSQHTLETLLEEIKALREQVQAQEQRITSLENMLCELVDGTD from the exons ATG GTGTGGCAGATTCCAGACTATACCCCTGTGCGCAACATCACAGAGCCCATCATCACACTGGAGGGCCACTCCAAACGTGTGGGCATCCTCTCCTGGCACCCCACTGCCCGGAATGTCCTGCTCAGTGCAG GTGGTGACAATGTGATCATCGTCTGGAACGTGGGCACTGGGGAGGTGCTCCTGAGTCTAGACGACATGCACCCGGACGTCATCCACAGCGTGTGCTGGAACACCAACGGGAGCCTACTAGCCACCACCTGCAAGGACAAGACCCTGCGAATCATCGACCCGCGCAAGGGCCAGGTGGTGGCG gaGAGGTTTGCGGCCCACGAGGGGATGAGGCCCATGCGGGCCGTCTTCACGCGCCAGGGTCATATCTTCACCACGGGCTTCACCCGCATGAGCCAGCGAGAGCTGGGCCTGTGGGACCCG AACAACTTCGAGGAGCCAGTGGCGCTGCAGGAGATGGACACAAGCAACGGGGTCCTACTGCCTTTCTACGATCCCGACTCCAGCATCGTCTACCTGTGCGGAAAG GGCGACAGCAGCATTCGGTACTTTGAGATCACCGAGGAACCGCCCTTCGTGCACTACCTGAACACCTTCAGCAGCAAGGAGCCGCAGAGGGGCATGGGCTTCATGCCCAAGCGGGGACTCGATGTCAGCAAGTGCGAGATCGCACG GTTCTACAAGTTGCACGAAAGAAAATGTGAACCCATCGTCATGACTGTGCCCCGCAAG TCAGACCTGTTCCAGGACGACCTTTACCCAGATACACCGGGCCCTGAGCCGGCCCTAGAAGCTGACGAATGGCTATCAGGTCAGGACGCCGACCCCGTGCTCATCTCGTTGAGGGACGGTTACGTGCCTCCCAAGCACCGCGAGCTCCGGGTCACCAAGCGCAACATCCTGGACGTGCGCCCGCCCTCCGGTCCTCGTCGCAGCCAGTCAGCCAGCGATGCCCCCTTGTCG CAGCACACCCTGGAGACGCTGCTGGAGGAGATCAAGGCCCTGCGAGAGCAGGTGCAGGCCCAGGAGCAGCGCATCACATCTTTGGAGAATATGCTTTGCGAGCTGGTGGACGGCACGGACTAG
- the ANKRD13B gene encoding ankyrin repeat domain-containing protein 13B isoform X2 — translation MESLIPVLFQGGLQKAQCLVPPPGPVGLVGKGMHHFQVDIEQLDPRGRTPLHLATTLGHLECARVLLAHGADVGRENRSGWTVLQEAVSTRDLELVQLVLRYRDYQRVVKRLAGIPVLLEKLRQAQDFYVEMKWEFTSWVPLVSKICPSDTYKVWKSGQNLRVDTTLLGFDHMTWQRGNRSFIFRGQDASAVVMEIDHDRRVVYTETLALAGQDRELLLAAAQPTEEQVLSRLTAPVVTTQLDTKNISFERNKTGILGWRSEKTEMVNGYEAKVYGASNVELITRTRTEHLSEQHKGKVKGCKTPLQSFLGIAEQHGGPQNGTLITQTLSQANPTAITAEEYFNPNFELGNRDMGRPMELTTKTQKFKAKLWLCEEHPLSLCEQVAPIIDLMAVSNALFAKLRDFITLRLPPGFPVKIEIPIFHILNARITFGNLNGCDEPVPLVRGSPSSETPSPGSDSSSVSSSSSTTSCRGCEISPALFEAPRGYSVLGGQREATTRDDDDDLLQFAIQQSLLEAGSEYDQVTIWEALTNSKPGTHPMSYEGRRQDRSAPPTPQRQPVPRAALASVPSPRPSPRPGPGGHVFRSYDEQLRLAMELSAQEQEERRRRARQEEEELERILRLSLTEQ, via the exons ATGGAATCCCTGATTCCTGTCTTGTTCCAAGGTGGGCTCCAGAAGGCGCAGTGCCTGGTCCCGCCACCTGGCCCAGTGGGCCTGGTGGGGAAAGGGATGCATCATTTCCAG GTGGACATTGAGCAGCTGGATCCCCGTGGGCGGACTCCCCTGCACTTGGCCACCACCCTGGGGCACCTCGAGTGTGCCCGCGTGCTCCTGGCGCACGGCGCAGACGTAGGCAGGGAGAATCGCAGCGGCTGGACAG tgcttCAGGAAGCTGTGAGTACCCGGGACCTGGAGCTGGTGCAGCTGGTGCTACGGTACCGGGACTACCAGCGGGTGGTGAAGCGGCTGGCGGGCATCCCCGTACTCCTGGAGAAGCTGCGCCAG GCCCAGGACTTCTACGTGGAGATGAAATGGGAGTTCACCAGCTGGG TGCCCTTGGTGTCCAAGATCTGCCCCAGTGACACCTACAAAGTGTGGAAGAGTGGACAGAACCTTCGGGTAGACACCACACTCCTGGGCTTTGACCACATGACGTGGCAGCGAGGGAACCGCAGCTTCATCTTCAGGGGCCAAG ACGCGAGTGCGGTGGTTATGGAGATTGACCACGACCGCCGGGTGGTGTACACGGAGACGCTGGCTCTGGCCGGGCAGGACCGTGAGCTGCTGCTGGCTGCTGCCCAGCCCACGGAGGAGCAGGTGCTGAGCCGGCTCACTGCACCTGTTGTCACTACGCAACTGGACACCAAGAACATCTCCTTTGAGAG GAACAAGACAGGCATCCTGGGCTGGCGCAGTGAGAAGACCGAGATGGTGAATGGGTATGAAGCCAAG GTATATGGGGCATCCAATGTGGAGCTCATCACCCGGACACGGACAGAGCATCTTTCAGAACAGCACAAGGGCAAGGTCAAAG GCTGTAAGACACCTCTGCAGTCCTTCCTGGGAATTGCTGAGCAGCATGGGGGCCCCCAAAATGGG ACCCTGATCACTCAGACCCTGAGCCAAGCCAATCCCACTGCCATCACCGCAGAAGAGTACTTCAACCCCAACTTTGAGCTTGGAAACCGCGACATGGGTCGCCCCATGGAACTGACCACCAAAACACAGAA GTTCAAGGCCAAGCTGTGGCTGTGTGAGGAGCATCCCCTGTCCCTGTGTGAGCAGGTGGCCCCCATCATTGACCTCATGGCCGTCAGCAACGCACTTTTCGCCAAGCTCCGGGATTTCATCACCCTGCGCCTGCCTCCGGGATTCCCCGTCAAGATTG AAATTCCGATTTTCCACATCCTCAACGCCCGCATCACCTTCGGGAACCTCAATGGCTGTGACGAGCCGGTGCCGTTGGTGCGAGGCAGCCCTAGCAGCGAGACCCCTTCCCCAGGCAGCGACTCCTCCAGCGTCAGCAGCTCCAGTTCCACCA CCTCATGCCGTGGCTGCGAGATCTCCCCCGCGTTGTTCGAGGCCCCGCGCGGCTACAGCGTGCTGGGCGGCCAGCGCGAGGCCACCACCCGCGACGACGACGACGACCTGCTACAGTTCGCCATCCAGCAGAGCCTGCTCGAGGCGGGCAGTGAGTACGACCAG GTCACCATCTGGGAGGCGCTCACCAACAGCAAACCGGGCACTCACCCCATGTCCTACGAGGGCCGTCGACAGGACAG GAGCGCTCCGCCCACGCCGCAGCGCCAGCCCGTACCTCGCGCGGCCCTGGCGTCCGTCCCCAGCCCTCGGCCCAGCCCGCGCCCAGGCCCGGGCGGCCACGTGTTCCGGAGCTACGACGAGCAGCTGCGGCTTGCCATGGAGCTGTCTGCGCAGGAGCAGGAGGAGCGGCGGCGGCGCGCgcgccaggaggaggaggagctggagcgCATCCTGCGGCTCTCCCTGACCGAGCAGTAG
- the ANKRD13B gene encoding ankyrin repeat domain-containing protein 13B isoform X1, with protein sequence MIPANASARKGPEGKYPLHYLVWHNRHRELEKEVRAGQVDIEQLDPRGRTPLHLATTLGHLECARVLLAHGADVGRENRSGWTVLQEAVSTRDLELVQLVLRYRDYQRVVKRLAGIPVLLEKLRQAQDFYVEMKWEFTSWVPLVSKICPSDTYKVWKSGQNLRVDTTLLGFDHMTWQRGNRSFIFRGQDASAVVMEIDHDRRVVYTETLALAGQDRELLLAAAQPTEEQVLSRLTAPVVTTQLDTKNISFERNKTGILGWRSEKTEMVNGYEAKVYGASNVELITRTRTEHLSEQHKGKVKGCKTPLQSFLGIAEQHGGPQNGTLITQTLSQANPTAITAEEYFNPNFELGNRDMGRPMELTTKTQKFKAKLWLCEEHPLSLCEQVAPIIDLMAVSNALFAKLRDFITLRLPPGFPVKIEIPIFHILNARITFGNLNGCDEPVPLVRGSPSSETPSPGSDSSSVSSSSSTTSCRGCEISPALFEAPRGYSVLGGQREATTRDDDDDLLQFAIQQSLLEAGSEYDQVTIWEALTNSKPGTHPMSYEGRRQDRSAPPTPQRQPVPRAALASVPSPRPSPRPGPGGHVFRSYDEQLRLAMELSAQEQEERRRRARQEEEELERILRLSLTEQ encoded by the exons ATGATCCCCGCCAACGCCTCCGCCAGGAAGGGGCCCGAGGGCAAGTACCCGCTACACTACCTCGTGTGGCACAACCGCCACCGCGAGCTGGAGAAAGAGGTCCGCGCCGGCCAG GTGGACATTGAGCAGCTGGATCCCCGTGGGCGGACTCCCCTGCACTTGGCCACCACCCTGGGGCACCTCGAGTGTGCCCGCGTGCTCCTGGCGCACGGCGCAGACGTAGGCAGGGAGAATCGCAGCGGCTGGACAG tgcttCAGGAAGCTGTGAGTACCCGGGACCTGGAGCTGGTGCAGCTGGTGCTACGGTACCGGGACTACCAGCGGGTGGTGAAGCGGCTGGCGGGCATCCCCGTACTCCTGGAGAAGCTGCGCCAG GCCCAGGACTTCTACGTGGAGATGAAATGGGAGTTCACCAGCTGGG TGCCCTTGGTGTCCAAGATCTGCCCCAGTGACACCTACAAAGTGTGGAAGAGTGGACAGAACCTTCGGGTAGACACCACACTCCTGGGCTTTGACCACATGACGTGGCAGCGAGGGAACCGCAGCTTCATCTTCAGGGGCCAAG ACGCGAGTGCGGTGGTTATGGAGATTGACCACGACCGCCGGGTGGTGTACACGGAGACGCTGGCTCTGGCCGGGCAGGACCGTGAGCTGCTGCTGGCTGCTGCCCAGCCCACGGAGGAGCAGGTGCTGAGCCGGCTCACTGCACCTGTTGTCACTACGCAACTGGACACCAAGAACATCTCCTTTGAGAG GAACAAGACAGGCATCCTGGGCTGGCGCAGTGAGAAGACCGAGATGGTGAATGGGTATGAAGCCAAG GTATATGGGGCATCCAATGTGGAGCTCATCACCCGGACACGGACAGAGCATCTTTCAGAACAGCACAAGGGCAAGGTCAAAG GCTGTAAGACACCTCTGCAGTCCTTCCTGGGAATTGCTGAGCAGCATGGGGGCCCCCAAAATGGG ACCCTGATCACTCAGACCCTGAGCCAAGCCAATCCCACTGCCATCACCGCAGAAGAGTACTTCAACCCCAACTTTGAGCTTGGAAACCGCGACATGGGTCGCCCCATGGAACTGACCACCAAAACACAGAA GTTCAAGGCCAAGCTGTGGCTGTGTGAGGAGCATCCCCTGTCCCTGTGTGAGCAGGTGGCCCCCATCATTGACCTCATGGCCGTCAGCAACGCACTTTTCGCCAAGCTCCGGGATTTCATCACCCTGCGCCTGCCTCCGGGATTCCCCGTCAAGATTG AAATTCCGATTTTCCACATCCTCAACGCCCGCATCACCTTCGGGAACCTCAATGGCTGTGACGAGCCGGTGCCGTTGGTGCGAGGCAGCCCTAGCAGCGAGACCCCTTCCCCAGGCAGCGACTCCTCCAGCGTCAGCAGCTCCAGTTCCACCA CCTCATGCCGTGGCTGCGAGATCTCCCCCGCGTTGTTCGAGGCCCCGCGCGGCTACAGCGTGCTGGGCGGCCAGCGCGAGGCCACCACCCGCGACGACGACGACGACCTGCTACAGTTCGCCATCCAGCAGAGCCTGCTCGAGGCGGGCAGTGAGTACGACCAG GTCACCATCTGGGAGGCGCTCACCAACAGCAAACCGGGCACTCACCCCATGTCCTACGAGGGCCGTCGACAGGACAG GAGCGCTCCGCCCACGCCGCAGCGCCAGCCCGTACCTCGCGCGGCCCTGGCGTCCGTCCCCAGCCCTCGGCCCAGCCCGCGCCCAGGCCCGGGCGGCCACGTGTTCCGGAGCTACGACGAGCAGCTGCGGCTTGCCATGGAGCTGTCTGCGCAGGAGCAGGAGGAGCGGCGGCGGCGCGCgcgccaggaggaggaggagctggagcgCATCCTGCGGCTCTCCCTGACCGAGCAGTAG